In Phycisphaerae bacterium RAS1, the genomic window GCTGAACCTGGGTGTGGCGCGCGAGCTGCTGCCGCACGCCGCGCGCGCCGCCGGCCCGCGGCGGCTCGAGCTCGTGGCGCAGGCGCAGGCCCACCTGGAAACCTGCCTGCGGCTGCTGCCGCGCTATGACGCCGCCATGCGCGAGCTGGGCCGCGTCAAGGGTCTGCTGGGCGACTACGACGCGGCGATCGAGCTGCTCAGCACGGTCATTCAGATCGTGCCAATGGACCGGTTGTCCACGCAGCTTCTGGCCGAGGCGCGCGCCCTCAAGCAGGGTCGGCCGGCCGACACGCTGGAGAGCGTCCTGGCGCCTCTCGCCTCGCAGCCGGCGTCGGCGCCGCTCCATCGGCAAACGGGCGAGCGGCTGCTTTCGCTCGGCTATCCGGCCGAGGCGCTCGACGTGCTCAAGCGCGCCCGCGACCTGGCGCCAGAAGACGGCCAGACGCTGCGGTTGCTGGCGGACGCCTACGCCAGCATGAACGAGCCGGAGCTGGCGACGCAGACCTATCTCGACGCGGTGAAGCGCTCCCCGGACGACTGGCGGATTCACACCAACCTGGCGCGAATGCTGGCGCAGATCGGCTCCGATCGCCCCGCCGCGCTGCGGCACGCGCGCGAAGCCTACCGCCTGATGCCCGGCGACCCGCGCGTGAACATCAACCTGGCCGAGGCGCTGGTGGTCAACGAGCAGATCGATGAGGCGCTGACGCGCTTCCGGCACGTCGTGCGGAACCTCGATCCCTCCGATCCGCTGCTGCCGGCGGTCGAGCAGCGAATGCACGAGGTGGAGCGCAATCGGCGATAACGTCTCATTTCGCAACTCACGGTACTTCCCGAACATCCGAATTCACCGCGCTTTGCCGTCCCCGCGACAGGCCGCTACGCTTCGCTTCCATCGCTTGCCGGCGCGGCGAGCCTTCGCATACTTCGTCGGAGCCTGCGTTGCCGCTCGCGGCGCTTCTTCCCCAGTTTTCGTCCACCTGGCTCGCCGTGTGGTTCTGGGCCACGCTGGTGATCTGCCTGGTATGGCTGCGCCGGCACATTGACCTGTTGCTGGCCGGGCGCGACCGGGACCTGGCCTTCGAAAGCGAACGCTTGACCGACGCGGCCTCCGCGCCGCTCCCGCGGCTCTCCATGCTCGTCGCGGGCAAAGACGAAGAGGCCAACATCGGACGATGCGTCGAGGGCTTGCTGCGACAGGACTATCCGAATCTCCAGGTGATCGCGATCGACGATCGCAGCGGCGATCGCACCGGTGAAATCATCGACCGCATCGCCCTGCACGACGCGCGCTTCACGGCGCTGCACGTGAGCGAACTCACGCCCGGCTGGTTCGGAAAGAACAATGCGATGCGCCTGGGAGTGGAGCACGCGGATGGCGAGCTGCTCTGCTTTACCGACGCGGATTGCACGTTCGACTCGCCCCGCCTCCTGACGGCCGCGGTGCGCCTGATGCTGCGAGACAACGTCGATTTTCTCTCGGTGCTGCCCCTGCTCGAAGCCGGCAGCTTCTGGGAGCGCGTGGTGCAGCCGGTGGCGGGCGGGATCATGGTCGTCTGGTTTCCGCCGCAGCGCGTCAACAACCCCAGGTCCGCCTGTGCCTATGCCAACGGCGCATTCATGCTGATGTCGCGGCGGACGTACGACGCGCTGGGCGGGCATGAGCCGGTCAAGGCGACCCTGAACGAGGATATGCACCTGGCGCGGCTGACCAAGCGGGCCGGGCTGCGGCTGCGCGTGATTCGCAGCGGCGGAATGTACCGCGTGCGCATGTACACCGGCTTTCGCCAGATCTGGCGCGGCTGGTCGCGCATCTTCTTCGGCTGCTTCGGGACGTTCCCGAAGCTGCTGGGCAGCGTGTTGATGCTCACGATCTTCAGCCTGTCGCCGTGGCTGTCGCTGTTCATCGCGGGCGGAGCGTGGCTGGCTGGATCGGCGCATCTGGGGCCGATCGCGGCGATGGCGGCAGCGGCGGTCACGGCGCAGCAGTCGGTGCTCTGGCGGTTCTACACGCTGTCCGGCGTCGGTTCAGCGTGGGCGCTGAGCTACCCGGTTGGCGCGGTTGTCTGCCTGGGAATGACGTTAAGCGCGATCACTCGCCTGGGGGGAAGCTCGACAAACTGGAGGGGGACGACGTATGAGGGTGGGGCGCATCGTGAGCGCGGATCGGTGGTCGGAAGCTAAACCGATCCCAAGCGACGCAACTAGTTCAATAACAAATATTTATGAATACTAGCGCATTTCGCGATTTGAAACTCGCGCTCACCCACGTCGCTCTTTCTAATTGACACCGGCAATCCACAAGGCATAGTCGATAGAGCGGGTGGCGGCAACCGGATGTTGTGCCGCCCGTCGCGCGGTGAGTTTTTTCGTCGCAGCTTGACTGCCGGACGATGTTAGGTTACTATTAGTACGAATGGACATCTAACTGACGGCAGTCGGTTCTCAGACGCAATGGAGTGCGCCATGTCCCGCAGACCTCAGACTCTCGACGACGCGCTTTGCCTGGTCGGCCCCGGCGGCGATTTCTGCCGCGAACTGCGCAGCGTCGGGCCGCGCCTGACGGATGTGGCGAGTCGCCCGCTGACGGACGCGGAAGCGGCCAATCTGCGGCGGCACGTCGCGGCGCAATTCGGCGCCGCGGCGGCGCTGGCACTCGCGCGCCAGGCGGATGAATCCGCCGCGCAGACGGTTCGCGCTGCGGCGTCTGGTCCCCTGCCTCCGGTGGTGTTCGGCTCTCTTAGCGCCTACCTGGCGGAGGAATGGAATCATGCCGCGTCACCCGTCGTCGAAGAAGCCTGCCTCGCTCACGCCCAAGCAGCTTCGCGTTCTGACCTACATCCGCGACTACAGCCGGGCGCGGGGCTACGCGCCTACGATGCAGGAGATGGCGGACGAGCTGGACGTCAGCAAAGTTACCGTGTTCGAGCACATCGCGGCGTTGCAGCGAAAAGGCCTGCTGAAGCGTTCCCGGCACAGGGCACGCTCTTTGCAACTTAACGAAAAGTACAGCTTTCCTGACGAGCGTCCCACGCGGCTCCCGCTTGTAGGCACAATCGCCGCCGGCCGGCCGATCGAAGCGCTCGAAGATCGGGAAGTTCTGGACCTTGAGGACATGTTTGTCTCGCCGTACGGCAATTTCGTCTTGCGCGTTCGGGGCGACAGCATGATTGAAGACCAGATCCGCGACGGGGACTACGTGATCTGCGAGAAGCGCGACATGGCCCGCGACGGCGACACGGTCGTCGCCCTCCTGGAGGACGGCGAAGCCACGCTGAAGCGCTTTTATCGCGACGCGAAGGGCATCCGGCTCCAGCCGGCCAATCCGAACTACAAGCCGATCGTGACGCCGAACGTAACCGTGCAGGGCGTCGTGGTGGGCGTGTTGAGGCAGTATCGCTGAAGAGGAAAGGGATCAAGGGATCAAGGGATCTAGCGTACCCCTCGCCCCCTCGCTCCCTCGCTCCCTTGATCCCTTTATCCCTTTCTCTCAGTGCGAACACATCGCCAGCATCGCCTTGTGGCACTCTTCGGGAGTGACGTCGCGTGTGTGGGTCGCGATGCTCCACTCGTGGCCGAATGGATCGGTCAGCTTGCCGTAACGGTCGCCCCAGAACATGTCGGTGACGGGCATCGTGACCTTCGCGCCCGCGTCAACCGCGCGCTTGAACGCCGCGTCCACGTTCGTTACGTAGAGATGGATGCCGACCGGCGAGCCGTTGTATTTCTGCGGTGAATGGCAGTTCATGTCGGGAAACTCGTCCGCCAGCATGAAGATCGAATTCCCGATCTTCAGCTCGGCGTGCATCACCGATTTTCCATCCGGACCGGGCATCCGCATGACCTCCTCGGCGGCGAAGGCCTTCTTGTAAAACTCAATCGCCGCCGCGGCGTTGCGGATGACCAGGTGCGGCGTGATCGTGCTGAATCCCGGCGGAATCGGAGCGGCGCTGGGCATGACTGTTCTCCCAAATGATTGTCGCGGCGCGCCCGCGGCGCGCGGCGACTGGCCCATGAGGTTTGCGATCCACGTCTGTGACTTCGCCCACGGCAGGCTACCACAACTCGCCGCGGACGCATAGTCCTTTTGCATGATGTACAACATCCGACGCCCGCGTTTTTGACCAATCTTGACGGCCGCGCCGCCCCGCTCGTACGCTGCGCCGCGAATTCGGGAGGGGCGCAGACACGGAGACCGACATGCGACACATGGCCCTGATGGCAATTCTGATCATCTCCCTGCTCGCGACTGGCTGCCAGAGCACGCCCCGCGGAGCAGCCGGCTCGCCGCCGATCTTCGACGGCATCGGCGCCTACGGCCGGCCGATCTCGACCGCGTCCCCTGACGCGCAACGCTATTTCAATCAGGGGCTGACGTGGGCCTACGGCTTCAACTACGACGAGGCGATTCGGTCGTTCCGTCAGGCGGGCGCGCTTGACCCGGCCTGTGCCATGGCGGATTGGGGCGTCGCGCTATGCAACGGTCCGCACATCAACCGGCCGGAAATGACCGGGGACCAGTCAAAACAGGCCTGGGCGGCGATCCAGGAGGCGTTGACGAAGGCGAATTCCGCGACGCCGGTCGAGAAAGACCTGATCGTCGCGCTCTCAAAACGCTACGCAGAAGCGCCGCCCGCCATTCGCCGCGGACTGGACGAGGCGTACGCCGCGGCGATGCGCGATCTGTGGGCGAAATACCCCGCGGATGCGGACGTGGGCACGCTTTTCGCCGAGTCGCTGATGGACCTGCAACCGTGGGACTTGTGGACGCAGGATGGCAAACCCAAGGGGCTGACTCTGGAAATCGTCGCGACGCTGGAGCGCACGATTGAACTGAGGCCGGACAACCCCGGCGCGTTGCACCTGTACATCCACGCCGTCGAAGCGTCGCCGCATCCGGAGCGGGCGCGCGTGGCGGCGGACCGGCTGCGGCTGCTGGTGCCGGCCTCGGGTCATCTGACGCACATGCCGGGGCATATCTACGCCCGCATCGGCGAATGGGCGGAGGCGTCGGAGGCGAACGTGCGAGCGATTGCGTCGGACAAGGCCTACCGCGCGATCTCGCCGCGGCAGGGCTTCTATCGCGTCTACATGGCTCACAACCGGCACTTCCTGGCGTGGACGTCGATGATGGAGGGGCGCTACGAGGCGGCCCGGCGGGCGGCGCGCGAGATGCTGGCCGAGATGCCCAAAGAGATGTCAAAGGAAGAGGCCGCGTTTGTCGACGTGCTCAACATGATCGAGATGGACGTGCTGAAGCGCTTCGGCAAATGGGACGCGATGCTCGATATTCCGCAGCCTGCGGAGATATTCCCCGTGTCGCGCGCCTTGTGGCGCTACTCGCGCGGCCTGGCGCTGGCCGCCCGGGGCGACGTGGCCGCGGCCGAGGCGGAACGAACGCTCTTCGAGCAGGCCGCAGGGCAGGTTTCGCCCGAGGCGGCCGTCGGCAACAACACCGCCAAGGACATTCTGCAAATCGCGAGGCACATGCTGGCCGGCGAAATCGCCTATCGAAAAGGAGAGATCGATGCCGCCGCGCGCGAGCTTCTGGCGGGCGTCACGATCGAGGATACGCTGAAGTACGACGAGCCGCCGGACTGGATGCAGCCGGTGCGGCACACGCTGGCGGCGATCTACACGCAAAAGAAGATGTACGCGCAGGCCGTGCCGATGTATGAGCATGACCTGGCCAAGTGGAAGGACAACGGATGGTCGCTGTTTGGCAAGGCCAAAGCCCAGTCCGCGGCCGGCGAGAAGCAGAAGGCGGCCGAAACGCAGCGGCGGTTTGAGCAGGCGTGGCGGCGGGCGGACACGAAGATCCACGCCAGTTGCCTGTGCGTCGCGGCGGAGTAGCGGTTCCGGCAGCGACGAGAGGACGGGCTGGAAGCCCATTCCACACTGAGGCGCGCCCCGCTTCCGATTCTCATCGCTGTACGTTAGCTTCACCTCATGATCCCGCGCACGCTCTACCTGACAACGCTGGCAACCGCCCTGCTTGTCTCGACCGGCTGCTCCGCCTACACCGCCGAGCAGAAACGCTGGCTGCTCGACGGTGAGAACGCGTACGTCGAAGGCCGTTACGATCAGTCCATCGCGAACCTGTCGAGTTTCCTCGGACAGGTAAAAGACAAGCCGGAGACCGGCCGGGCGTACTACGTTCGCGGCCTCGCGCAGGCGCGCCGCGAGCAAAGGGCCGCCGCACGGAGCGACTTCCAGTCGGCCGTCGCCGCCAGCTCCGACGCCGAAGTGAACTGGCGGGCGCAGGTGATGCTCGGCACGATGTCGTTCGAGGATGAACAGTGGGCGGCGGCGGCTCAATTCCTGAGCCAGGCAGCCGACACCATGCCGACCTTCCCGCCGCAGGACGCGGTGCTCTACCGCCTCGGCCTGTGCTGGGAGCGGCTGGGTCGCTGGGCGGAGGCGATCGAGCCCTATCAGCGGCTGGTCGCGAACTTTCCGGCCAGCCGCTACAGCGATCACGCCCGGCGGCACATCGAGCTGCGGCCGACGTATTTCGCGGTGCAGTGCGGCGTGTACGCCGAGCAGCGAAACGCGGACGCGATGGTCGCGGAGTTGAAGACCAAGGGGCTCAGTGCGTACGTGTGCAGCGAGCCGCGGCGGGGGAGGCCGGCGTACGTGGTGCTGGTGGGGCGACACGCCGGGTATTCCGACGCGCGCCGCGAGCTGGCGCGCGTGATGGGGCATGTGCCGGGGGCGGTGCTGTGGCCGTGAGCGAAGCGTCGGCCACGCGACGGCCGGCACGGGGGCCGGCCGCTACCGCGCCAGCCGCGTGCGCAGCTCGCGGGCGTTGGGCTCAACGCGACTTCCTGTGAATGAGCGGTCGAACACGTCCAGCAGGCGCTGGGCTTCCTTGCGCTGCCCGGTTTCCAGTGCGCACAGGGCCAGGTTGTAAACAGCCCGATCCTGCAGCGGCGTATCGGGGTGATCGCAGAGCAGGTCGCGCAGCGGTTTGCGCGCGTCGACGAAAGCACGCGCCTCAATCCGCACCATCGCCAACTGGTAGAGCGACTCGTCCACGTAGCTGGAGGTGTCGCGGTGCCTGGCAAGAACCTCTTTCAGCGCCTTTTCCGCCTCGCTGCGCTCCTTCAGCAGCCGGCAGGCCTTTCCGCGCCAGTAGAGCACGTCCCCGCGGTAAACGGAGTTTCTCTGTTGCCGCAGGAACCCCTCTGTCAGTTGTTTGACGACCCCGTACTTGCGATCGCGGTCGGCCTGGACGATCTGGAGATAGGCGGACGTCTCGGGCGGCCGCAGGGCGGTGATGCGATCCAGCGCATACTGTCGCGCGGCGCCTTCGAAGTCTTTCCATGTCATCGCCGCGGCCGCCGCGACGGCGCCCGATCCGGCTTCGCCGGCTTTGAGCTTCGCCACAATCGTCGCGAGCACTTCAGCGCCGTGCTGCTTGACGAGGAACTCGATCGCGAGGCCGTACTCGGCGTAGCGCTGCAGACCGCTGCCCTGCTCGAGGCCGATGATCAGGCTCTGCGGCGACTCGATCACGTCGGACAGGCGCATGAGCGATTGCACGCGCTGTTCGACCTGCCCGGCGGCATGCAGCGCCAGCCCTTCCCGCAGCCAGCGCGGCACAGCGGCGTATTTTTCACCCAGCGCGAGGCGCATCACCGCGTGGGTCATCTCGTGCGTCAGCTCTTCGGACAGGCGCCCGACGCCGTTCAGGATGAACTCGGGGTGAATGACGATCTGGGCCTTGCCGCCTTCGATCGACCGCGTCTGAAACGGCTCATCGGTGTAGCGCCCGAGCGTCTCAGCCATGGGATCAAGCGCATCGGCGACGACGACGCGGATATCGCCACGGCTCACGCCGGCGACGCCCAGCCGGGCGCAGGCTGTCTCGAACGCCGTGTCAGCCAGCTTGTCCAGGTCGGCGAAGCTCTTCTTGAAACGCGGGTCGCGCGCGTACTTGCCGGCGTACTCATCCGCTTGGTCGGCCGCGGGTGGGGCCGGCAACGGGGCGAGTGAAAACAGCGCCATCAAGACAGTCGGCATGCGCAGCCGATTCATCGGGTTCTCGCAGATGTTTGTGTGTATTGTAGCGATGGATGCTGAGGTTTTTTTTGTTTGAGTAGAAGCGATCCCAAGGCTCTTTCCGAGCCGCGACCGTGAGGGAGCGGACGCGTAAGAACCCGCTTGCTTACGCGCGCGGCTCGGATTCCAGCGCGGTGCGCCTAGCGCCAGACGGCCCCGTCCCTGATCCACTGCCGCAGCGCCTCGACCTCGGCCGCCGTCAGCGGGTCGTTGTTGAGCGGCATCTGCGGCAACTTCAGCGAGTCGTGCTTCTCCGTCACGACCGTCATGATCAGGCTTTCGTCCGGCTTTCCGGGGACGAGCGCCGGACCATGCTCCCCGCCTTTCAGAATGTCCGCCATCGTTGTGAGCCGAAGCTCGCCGCCGATGCGCCGACCGCCGCCATGGCAGCCGAAGCAGCGCTCGTCCAGCAACGGACGCACCGCCGAAGTGAAATGGGCGGCGCGCGGGTCGTCGCCGGCCGGTTGCGACGTGGCGGCGGACGACGTGGCGCCGCCGCGCGGAAACCCGACACCGTGCGTATACACGAGTGTGCCCCC contains:
- the crtQ gene encoding 4,4'-diaponeurosporenoate glycosyltransferase, whose amino-acid sequence is MPLAALLPQFSSTWLAVWFWATLVICLVWLRRHIDLLLAGRDRDLAFESERLTDAASAPLPRLSMLVAGKDEEANIGRCVEGLLRQDYPNLQVIAIDDRSGDRTGEIIDRIALHDARFTALHVSELTPGWFGKNNAMRLGVEHADGELLCFTDADCTFDSPRLLTAAVRLMLRDNVDFLSVLPLLEAGSFWERVVQPVAGGIMVVWFPPQRVNNPRSACAYANGAFMLMSRRTYDALGGHEPVKATLNEDMHLARLTKRAGLRLRVIRSGGMYRVRMYTGFRQIWRGWSRIFFGCFGTFPKLLGSVLMLTIFSLSPWLSLFIAGGAWLAGSAHLGPIAAMAAAAVTAQQSVLWRFYTLSGVGSAWALSYPVGAVVCLGMTLSAITRLGGSSTNWRGTTYEGGAHRERGSVVGS
- the lexA_1 gene encoding LexA repressor, coding for MPRHPSSKKPASLTPKQLRVLTYIRDYSRARGYAPTMQEMADELDVSKVTVFEHIAALQRKGLLKRSRHRARSLQLNEKYSFPDERPTRLPLVGTIAAGRPIEALEDREVLDLEDMFVSPYGNFVLRVRGDSMIEDQIRDGDYVICEKRDMARDGDTVVALLEDGEATLKRFYRDAKGIRLQPANPNYKPIVTPNVTVQGVVVGVLRQYR
- the bamD_1 gene encoding Outer membrane protein assembly factor BamD, producing the protein MIPRTLYLTTLATALLVSTGCSAYTAEQKRWLLDGENAYVEGRYDQSIANLSSFLGQVKDKPETGRAYYVRGLAQARREQRAAARSDFQSAVAASSDAEVNWRAQVMLGTMSFEDEQWAAAAQFLSQAADTMPTFPPQDAVLYRLGLCWERLGRWAEAIEPYQRLVANFPASRYSDHARRHIELRPTYFAVQCGVYAEQRNADAMVAELKTKGLSAYVCSEPRRGRPAYVVLVGRHAGYSDARRELARVMGHVPGAVLWP
- a CDS encoding Tetratricopeptide repeat protein, coding for MRHMALMAILIISLLATGCQSTPRGAAGSPPIFDGIGAYGRPISTASPDAQRYFNQGLTWAYGFNYDEAIRSFRQAGALDPACAMADWGVALCNGPHINRPEMTGDQSKQAWAAIQEALTKANSATPVEKDLIVALSKRYAEAPPAIRRGLDEAYAAAMRDLWAKYPADADVGTLFAESLMDLQPWDLWTQDGKPKGLTLEIVATLERTIELRPDNPGALHLYIHAVEASPHPERARVAADRLRLLVPASGHLTHMPGHIYARIGEWAEASEANVRAIASDKAYRAISPRQGFYRVYMAHNRHFLAWTSMMEGRYEAARRAAREMLAEMPKEMSKEEAAFVDVLNMIEMDVLKRFGKWDAMLDIPQPAEIFPVSRALWRYSRGLALAARGDVAAAEAERTLFEQAAGQVSPEAAVGNNTAKDILQIARHMLAGEIAYRKGEIDAAARELLAGVTIEDTLKYDEPPDWMQPVRHTLAAIYTQKKMYAQAVPMYEHDLAKWKDNGWSLFGKAKAQSAAGEKQKAAETQRRFEQAWRRADTKIHASCLCVAAE